The Homo sapiens chromosome 6 genomic scaffold, GRCh38.p14 alternate locus group ALT_REF_LOCI_6 HSCHR6_MHC_QBL_CTG1 nucleotide sequence CACACACTTCCGGCAGAATCTCCCGAAGTCCACAcctctcactccagcctggactttGATGCTGTGGGCACGCCTCAGAGCCAGAAGTTTATGGCTCCCACCTGCTCAATCTGACAGGAAGCTTCTGCTCCCCAGTTCTCCCCAGCCACTGTGGTCTACAGATTCCAGGAAACCCATCCCCCTGTGACCTCATGGTGTGCTCTGTTCTCCACCCTAGGGACCAGAAGGAGCCAGGAGTAAAGAACTGGCTTACTTGGCCGCCACTGGGAAATTCTGGGTAATTCGAGACGCCCTGGAATTTGGACCCACTCCGCTGATAGGTGGTGGCCAGGGTTCTAGGGAACACAAGAGGCGGAGCCAGGTGGCTTCCCTGTGCTGGCAttcttgcctctctctctctttctctctctctgtctctcagcctTGCAGCCGTTTCCCTCTGCGATTCATGTAAGTGTGACTCGATTTCAGGGAAAGGGAACTCGCGTGGGCTGAGGAGACCGGAGTGGACGGGCTGGGGAAGGCACCGTGATGCCCGCAACCCCGTCCCTGAAGGTGGTCCATGAGCTGCCTGCCTGTACCCTCTGTGCGGGGCCGCTGGAGGATGCGGTGACCATTCCCTGTGGACACACCTTCTGCCGGCTCTGCCTCCCCGCGCTCTCCCAGATGGGGGCCCAATCCTCGGGCAAGATCCTGCTCTGCCCGCTCTGCCAAGAGGAGGAGCAGGCAGAGACTCCCATGGCCCCTGTGCCCCTGGGCCCGCTGGGAGAAACTTACTGCGAGGAGCACGGCGAGAAGATCTACTTCTTCTGCGAGAACGATGCCGAGTTCCTCTGTGTGTTCTGCAGGGAGGGTCCCACGCACCAGGCGCACACCGTGGGGTTCCTGGACGAGGCCATTCAGCCCTACCGGGTAAGAAGTGTAGCTTTACCTAGGGCCTGTTTGGGGCAGGATGATGTCCTGTTATGAGGGGAGGAAATCGGGCGGGGATCTGGATGAAAGGCTTCCACATCAGGGAACCCTAAGGTTACAGGGACTTTCGAGGCATTCCCAGACTGAAGGCAGATAGGGCTCCACTTGGATGTGTGGTAGTTCCTGGTCTGGGGGGAACTTCAGCTCCAGCTCTCAGAGGACCCCACAGAGGTGGAGTGCAAAGAACTGTAGCCTTGGCTTCACTCACTATGGAAAGAAAGCTCCAATGCCGAGTGGGATCTTCTGCAGATTATGGGCAGGGTAAACTTGTTCTCCCAGGATCCAGACTGGAAATGGGGTTTATAGGGCCCTGACTGCCAGGGcgcagaggggagggaggagctggGAAGGGGAACCTGCTAGCACTGCTCTTCTTCTTGAGAAAGGGAGGGTGGCAGTAGtccagaattgtgagaattcCCCATCTGGCCTTGGGGCACTTTCCTGTCAGCCTCTCAGATCTCTCTCTTGTCATCCAGTCACCAGGTCTGGAAGTGGTTACCTTAGAAACATCTCCCAAATCTTTAATTCTGCCTTATCCTCACAGCCAGGTTCTCCCTATCTCTTGCGCAGACTTTGCAGTCTCCATGGCATTTCCTGTCTCCATTCTCACCCTTTCCAGTCACCTTCCAATCTGCTGGGAGACAGATCCTCCTAAAACACAAAGTCACTCATCTGCACAAAATCCTCCCATGTATACCTAGTGCCCAAAGAAAGTCCAAGGTCTTTAGCAAGACATTCAAGGCCCTTTGCAGTCGGGATCCTTCCTCCCTGTCCGGCCTCATCGCTCAGCCTCCCTCCTCAAGGCACCACGTGTCTGGCCAGACTGAGCTGCACTTGCTGTTTTTTCCTGAGTTGTCTTATTCATTCCTGCTTCCAATACTTTTTGCACATAGTCTCTTCCTCCTAGAAtactcttctcccttcctcccacctctctctctgtttttaagtatacaattcagggGCACtaagtccttttctttttttttttattatacatgttctgggatacatatgcagaacgtgcaggtttgttacataggtatatacgtgccatggtggtttgctgcacccatcaatccatcatctacattaggtatttctcctaatg carries:
- the TRIM15 gene encoding E3 ubiquitin-protein ligase TRIM15 isoform X3; the encoded protein is MPATPSLKVVHELPACTLCAGPLEDAVTIPCGHTFCRLCLPALSQMGAQSSGKILLCPLCQEEEQAETPMAPVPLGPLGETYCEEHGEKIYFFCENDAEFLCVFCREGPTHQAHTVGFLDEAIQPYRDRLRSRLEALSTERDEIEDVKCQEDQKLQVLLTQIESKKHQVETAFERLQQELEQQRCLLLARLRELEQQIWKERDEYITKVSEEVTRLGAQVKELEEKCQQPARCQSQPEQV